One window of the Vicia villosa cultivar HV-30 ecotype Madison, WI unplaced genomic scaffold, Vvil1.0 ctg.000547F_1_1, whole genome shotgun sequence genome contains the following:
- the LOC131629295 gene encoding uncharacterized protein LOC131629295, with product MLETQISQVAQQQATTAAPAGVFPGQPQPNPKCHANALTLRSGTELDGPVDPRILTKLMSEQKENETEKEKSNEELGKPTGPETIVRDEAEKAKPYVSPPPYKPPIPFPQRLVKSKTEGQVKKFAELLKQLNIIIPFTEAITQMPSYAKFCKEILSFKKKLEDNETGILTAECSAIIQNNMPPKLKDPGSFSIPCVIGKFIIDKAFCNL from the coding sequence atgctaGAAACCCAGATTTCTCAAGTAgcccaacaacaagcaacaactGCTGCCCCGGCTGGAGTGTTTCCTGGTCAACCACAACCTAACCCTAAATGTCATGCTAATGCCCTTACATTACGAAGTGGGACTGAATTAGACGGACCAGTAGATCCAAGAATCCTAACTAAACTGATGTCTGAACAAAAGGAAAATGAAACCGAAAAGGAAAAAAGTAATGAAGAATTGGGTAAACCTACTGGGCCAGAAACCATAGTTAGAGATGAAGCCGAAAAGGCAAAACCATACGTATCTCCACCACCATATAAGCCACCTATTCCATTTCCCCAAAGATTAGTTAAGTCTAAAACCGAAGGACAAGTTAAGAAATTTGCAGAACTTCTaaagcaattaaacataataataccCTTTACAGAAGCCATAACACAAATGCCGTCATATGCCAAATTTTGTAAAGAGATATTGTCTTTCAAAAAGAAACTTGAGGACAATGAAACAGGGATTCTTACTGCGGAATGTAGCGCAATTATCCAAAACAATATGCCACCTAagctgaaagaccctggtagtttctccatACCCTGTGTGATAGGAAAATTCATCATAGACAAAGCATTCTGCAATTTATGA